A section of the Triticum dicoccoides isolate Atlit2015 ecotype Zavitan chromosome 7A, WEW_v2.0, whole genome shotgun sequence genome encodes:
- the LOC119333535 gene encoding aquaporin NIP3-3-like, protein MAASYWLEAVSGAAADMSGALKRWGARPDDHFPNNDFFTDVDNLFDDMGDSVNTNANVNATAATQYTFVFVLFKILPEFLLLRMELSRSVTMDVSLSIPAARGVGDDTDRRAPRNSPSFKIVPLHDEMAKPSPGGHATLGAERAAVLLVKKVLAELLGTFLLLFVLLSALIMNATHDGALGLLGVAATAGLAVTVLVASLVHISGAHLNPAISVSMAVYGYLPRAHLAPYMAAQFLGAIAASFVAKAVYHPANPGAIVATVPTLGTAGTFLVEFLTTFVLLFVIVAHATDPKAVKELIAVAAGAAIMMNALISAESTGASMNPARTLGTAIATGTYTKIWVYMVAPPLGAIAGTGAYIALKH, encoded by the exons ACCCGACGACCACTTCCCCAACAATGACTTTTtcaccgacgtcgacaacctctttGATGACATGGGCGACAGCGTCAACACCAACGCCAACGTCAATGCTACTGCAGCAACTCAGTACACGTTCGTGTTTGTTCTGTTCAAGATCCTGCCAGAGTTTCTTCTTCTG AGGATGGAGTTGAGCAGGAGCGTGACCATGGATGTTTCTCTGAGCATCCCTGCTGCCCGCGGCGTGGGCGACGACACCGACAGGAGGGCGCCTCGAAACTCGCCTTCCTTCAAGATCGTGCCGCTGCACGACGAGATGGCCAAGCCATCCCCCGGCGGCCACGCGACCCTCGGCGCCGAAAGGGCGGCGGTGCTCCTCGTGAAGAAGGTGCTGGCGGAGCTGCTGGGGACGTTCTTGCTCCTCTTCGTCCTGCTGTCGGCGCTGATCATGAACGCGACCCACGACGGCGCCCTGGGCCTGCTGggcgtggcggcgacggcggggctggCCGTGACGGTGCTCGTGGCGTCGCTGGTCCACATCTCCGGGGCCCACCTGAACCCGGCGATAAGCGTCTCCATGGCCGTGTACGGCTACCTCCCGCGCGCCCACCTCGCGCCCTACATGGCCGCGCAGTTCCTAGGCGCCATCGCCGCGTCCTTCGTGGCCAAGGCGGTCTACCACCCGGCGAACCCCGGCGCCATTGTGGCCACCGTGCCCACGCTCGGCACCGCGGGGACCTTCTTGGTCGAGTTCCTCACCACCTTTGTCCTCCTCTTCGTAATCGTCGCCCACGCCACCGATCCCAAGGCG GTGAAGGAGCTGATAGCAGTGGCAGCCGGGGCAGCAATCATGATGAACGCCCTTATCTCTGC GGAGTCAACGGGAGCGTCCATGAATCCGGCGAGGACGCTGGGGACGGCCATCGCCACCGGGACGTACACCAAGATCTGGGTCTACATGGTGGCGCCGCCGCTCGGAGCCATCGCCGGGACCGGGGCTTACATTGCGCTCAAGCACTGA
- the LOC119329300 gene encoding peroxisome biogenesis protein 2-like, protein MIPITISRVNQFDAARLDVEMSAMLKEQLVKVFSLMKPGLLFQYEPELDAFLEFLIWRFSIWVDKPTPGNALMNLRYRDERAAPIAGKEVRTGLEGPGLSVSQKILYCISTVGGQYLLSRLQSFSAFRRWGDSEQRPLAHRAWGMVQHAEGLYRAVSFFNLLSFLYGGRYKTLVERILKARLVYGSPNMNRAVSFEYMNRQLVWNEFSEMLLLLLPLLNSSSVKKFLLPFSKDKSASSSGDEANCPICVSSPSIPFVALPCQHRYCYYCLRTRSAATSSYRCARCNEVVVAIQRHGSS, encoded by the exons ATGATCCCGATTACAATATCTAGAGTCAACCAGTTTGACGCTGCGAGGCTTGATGTTGAAATGTCCGCCATGTTGAAAGAGCAGTTAGTCAAAGTATTCTCTTTGATGAAG CCAGGACTCTTATTTCAGTATGAGCCTGAACTCGATGCGTTCCTTGAGTTCCTCATCTGGAGGTTCTCAATTTGGGTAGACAAGCCAACCCCAGGGAATGCACTCATGAACTTGAGGTATAGAGATGAACGGGCAGCACCGATCGCAGGAAAAGAGG TCAGAACAGGTTTAGAAGGACCTGGGCTTTCAGTTTCTCAAAAGATCTTGTACTGTATTAGCACTGTTGGTGGCCAATACTTATTGTCCCGATTGCAATCCTTTTCTGCTTTCCGTCGATGGGGTGATTCAGAACAG AGACCACTAGCACATCGTGCTTGGGGCATGGTGCAGCACGCTGAAGGACTATACAGAGCTGTTTCATTCTTTAACCTGTTGTCATTTCTTTATGGCGGAAG GTATAAAACTCTTGTGGAAAGAATTCTGAAAGCAAGACTTGTGTATGGGAGCCCCAATATGAACAGAGCAGTGAGCTTTGAGTACATGAATCGGCAGCTGGTTTGGAATGAGTTTTCG GAAATGTTGCTTTTGCTTCTGCCCCTCTTAAACTCATCCTCAGTAAAGAAGTTCCTCCTTCCTTTCTCTAAGGATAAATCAGCAAGTTCTTCTGGTGACGAAGCAAACTGTCCTATATGTGTCTCTAGTCCTAGCATTCCCTTTGTAGCTCTCCCATGTCAACACAG GTATTGTTACTATTGCCTACGAACGCGCTCTGCGGCTACAAGTTCTTACAGATGTGCACGCTGTAATGAGGTTGTCGTTGCGATTCAACGACATGGATCAAGTTAG